Part of the Pirellulales bacterium genome is shown below.
AGCAGGCCGTTGAAGAAGCCGGTTTTGTCGGGGTCGTGAAACTAGGCACTCAAGCGTAGCGGCGAGTGCCGGGAGTTCAGTTTCGAGCCGTCCAGAAAGCGTAGGCAGCGGCGGAGCGTAATGTGGGCGAAATGCAGTAACTGCACGAGCGCGCAGCAGGCCGCGTAAGCCCGCGGCTTGCCCGTTCCCAGCAGCTTGCGGAGGATCAGGCCCAGGTTGTGCGCGGCGGCCTTCACGAGATGATGCTTGCGAACGTTCGCCAGGCCCCGCAGCCAAGTTCGCCGGCCGCCGCCGGTCTCGCAGACGTGAGCGAAGCTCCGTTCGACCCGCTCGCTCCGTTTGCGTTGCAGCCGCTTGCCGTAGCCGCGCTGGGTGCGGGCCCGGTTGTTCATG
Proteins encoded:
- a CDS encoding transposase, producing the protein AIETLAGVEQSALVGAKTYIPERDTKWNWDDKPPEQKRTVMNNRARTQRGYGKRLQRKRSERVERSFAHVCETGGGRRTWLRGLANVRKHHLVKAAAHNLGLILRKLLGTGKPRAYAACCALVQLLHFAHITLRRCLRFLDGSKLNSRHSPLRLSA